The genomic window CAATATGCACAACGAGCCAAGAAAAATATAGCTAGGCACGTGAAATCACCACCACAAGCACACAGCATCACCATCACCGAAGCAACATACTTCTGAACTGACAGACAGGCAGCTGTTGTATTTAACAGCACAGGCCCCAAATTGCACATTtttacacatatacatacagaaACTCTCAAAACTGTATCCATgctttttacagcagcagtgaTAGGTTTGCAGATAACAAACTGTTTCCTAGAGCTTACTTCTTCAGTAAAGTGAGAATGAGAAAGATTTTACTAAGAGCTTAGATTTTCCTTGAATATGTGTTTAAAGACCCACAACACAACAGATTTTCCGAGGTACCTTGGACACTGTTCGGTTACTTTAAACATACTCTTCCACGAATAACTTCAGGCTAAAAAGATATAAATTGTGTGGTTTACACAGTAATTTGGAATTGTGGTAAACAATTCACATACGATGCACAATGCAGCACGAACAGCTAAAATAAGGACAGTACATTCATTTAATCAAATTTACTGTTATTGTTTGGTGCTTAGCTGGATTAAATCTAAGCTGTTATCTGCAACTGATTTGATTAACTCAGATGAATTTTGGCAAAGTTTGTATGCGTTTAGCTTGAAACTTATAAACCAACATCTTCCTGAGCCTTAATTCCACACACCTGAAATCCAAGCCTCAGGGACAGCTCTGGCACCCTGACTCCCATCAGGATTATGAACACTCGTTTGAGACCTAGCTGCACTTGCAAGCATATCCTCGACCTTTAGCATTTCTCAAGCCATTCAAACAAATATTGCAGAGTAAAACTGAAAGGTACccaaaagttttattttcagatgacTGCATACATTGTTACAGTCACTCACTTGGGAACTATCAGAGAGTTTTCTCATGTAAATCCCAAGTAGAAGAGAGTTCCAAACCCTACATAACTTAACTATACCAGATCAGGATTTTCCTAAGAGAGATGACTGTTAAGCGATGAttgttttcagatatttttctttaaaggatgcagaaattaaatactatATGAACTGCATACGAGATGAGCATGACATATACCCTAATCTGTTTCCAGGGACATCTTCAGACACTGATTTGCAGAAGATTGTGGAAcacagaggagcagctgagagTCCTCAGACCATTTCTTGTCTTCTCTAAACTCAGAAATTCGTCTTTCACCTTCTGGATGTCCAAGCCTTTCACCATAAACTTTAAGCTTTACATTTTCTGCCTGATAACAAATCACCCTCTCaatctgttgttattttaaggggctggggagctgaACTCAATAGCTGACCAGCATGGCGAAGGTTAGAGTTGTTTTAACTGTTTGCCAGTTGGTGCTAGAATTGTTACTGAATTCTTTAACCGAGTCTTCCATACAGAGTAACGAATGTCCACAGCTTTGTGTATGTGAAATCAGGCCATGGTTTACACCACAGTCGACGTACAGGGAAGCCACGACAGTTGACTGCAATGACCTTCGATTAACAAAAATCCCCAGCAATCTTTCTAGTGACACTCAAGTCCTTCTGTTACAAAGCAACAACATTGCAAAGACCACAGATGAACTCCAACAGCTGTTTAATTTAACAGAATTGgatttttcacaaaataactTCACAAGTATCAAAGATGTGGGGCTCTCAAATCTCACTCAACTGACTACTTTGCACCTGGAGGAAAACCAGATAACGGAGATGACCGACTACTGCTTGCAAGACCTCTGCAATCTTCAGGAGCTATATATAAATCACAACCAGatcagcagcatttctgcaaatgCATTCTCTGGCCTGAAGAATCTTTTGAGATTACACCTCAACTCCAACAAATTAAAGGTTATTGACAGCCGTTGGTTTGATTCTACTCCTAACTTAGAGATTCTCATGATTGGAGAAAATCCAGTGATTGGAATACTAGATATGAATTTCAAACCACTCTCAAATTTAAGGAGTCTAGTTTTGGCAGGTATGTATCTCACAGACATTCCTGGCAATGCCTTGGTAGGCTTGGATAGTCTTGAAAGTCTTTCCTTCTACGACAACAAATTGGTAAAAGTTCCTCAGCTCGCACTTGAGAAAGTTCCAAATTTAAAATTCCTGGATCTCAACAAAAATCCAATTCATAAAATTCAGGaaggtgattttaaaaacatgctcaGATTGAAAGAGCTTGGAATCAATAACATGGGAGAACTCGTTTCGGTTGACAGGTACGCGCTGGACAACCTACCTGAACTTACAAAGCTTGAAGCCACCAACAATCCAAAGCTGTCTTACATACATCGTTTGGCATTTCGCAACGTTCCTGCCCTGGAGAGCTTGATGCTGAACAACAATGCCTTGAATGCAGTCTACCAAAAGACGGTGGAATCCCTTCCAAACCTGCGTGAGATCAGTATCCACAGTAACCCGCTCAGGTGCGACTGTGTCATTCACTGGATCAactcaaacaaaaccaatatCCGTTTCATGGAACCTCTATCCATGTTTTGTGCTATGCCCCCAGAATACCGAGGACAGCAGGTAAAGGAAGTGTTAATACAGGATTCAAGCGAACAATGTCTTCCGATGATCTCTCATGAGACCTTCCCAAATCACTTAAACTTGGACATTGGCATGACAGTGTTTTTAGACTGTCGGGCTATGGCAGAACCCGAGCCAGAAATTTACTGGGTCACTCCTCTCGGCAATAAAGTAACTGTTGAAAGTCTCTCTGACAAATACAAGCTGAGTAGTGAAGGCACCTTGGAAATCTCTAACATCCAGGTCGAAGACTCTGGGAGATACACCTGTGTTGCTCAAAACATAGAAGGGGCTGACACAAGGGTCGCTACTATCCGGGTGAACGGAACGCTTTTGGATGGTACCCAGGTTCTGAAAATCTACGTTAAGCAAGCCGAATCGCATTCGATCTTAGTTTCTTGGAAAGTTAATTCCAACGTCATGACTTCCAATTTAAAATGGTCATCGGCCACTATGAAGATTGACAACCCTCACATTACGTACACTGCTAGGGTCCCGGTTGATGTACACGAATATAACCTCACACATTTACAACCGTCTACAGATTATGAAGTGTGTCTAACTGTGTCAAATATCCATCAGCAAACACAGAAGTCTTGCGTTAATGTTACaacaaaaaatgcagcttttgcgCTAGATATTTCAGACCAAGAAACCAGCACTGCCCTCGCAGCAGTGATGGGATCCATGTTTGCTGTCATTAGCCTCGCCTCCATTTCTGTTTATATTGCAAAaagatttaagagaaaaaactaCCACCACTCattgaaaaaatatatgcaaaagaCCTCTTCAATCCCACTGAATGAGCTCTACCCTCCACTTATTAATCTCTGGGAAGGTGACAGTGAAAAAGACAAGGATGGTTCTGCAGAGACCAAGCCAACCCAAGTCGACACATCCAGAAGCTATTACATGTGGTAACTCAGAGGATATTTTGCTTCTGGTAGTAAGGAGCACAAAgacttttttgctttattctgcaaaaACGAGAAGTTGAAGACTTTTGTATTTTTGACTTTGCTAGTTTGTGGCAGAGCGGTGAGGACAGGTggatatttcagaattttttagtATAGCGTATCGCAATTGTTTGACACAAATGGCAGCTTCACCTAgcttccaattcttttttttttttttcctttttttagttaTTGTGCTAAACTTAATGCTGTTCTAACTACAGTgctgaataaaattaatgagaGGCTGGGGTTACCCTGTGATTCAAAAGTAGCACAACCCCATTCTTCTGAAGCCATCAGTAGAGTACAGTATCTTGCAAAGCTAACATACGGTTTTGAAACTGCATTGAACTAGGTTTGTAACACTGGTCTAAGGACTCGTACACTGAGAAAAGGAGACCGTGAATGATGTTAGTTGACTGTACTGTAATGTTGTATCAACTGATTTCAATGTTTTTGACTTTGAACAAtgagttttcttgttttctttttatttttgtagtagTTGAAAAGGCTTAGGTAAAGCTAACAGGCAATAGAAATATGTACAtccaattttttaatgtaacagaCTAAATGTTAATTGTTCtcttattctttttattatatttagtAGACACTTTTGAAGAATACTAGAGTTTTGTTGTGTTTAAATCACCAACACATGGTGTTTAATGAAGGCAGAGCTATAATAAATTtagttttgttctgattttttattttagaagtcaCAATAATGTATTGGGTTTAGATGTCACTAGTTTGACTGGTGATCATGTTTTGACATAAAATATATCCAAAATGttgtataaaaatattgtggttttcttcttgATGGAATTACGTTTCAACAAAgttccaatttttttttgtgtatgcatttattttaatagcagtGTTTTCTCTGCACTAGatgcaaaatattgaaaataatttaatcagaaaaatgtaTCGGTATGGCTTTTGGACTGTAAGTCACATGCAGAATCAAAACTGTTTGGCATAAGGTACACAGCAAACATAATTCACAGACTGtgtaacaaaacattttcctttttgtatacttttctgtttatattCTGAGCTAAGATATAAATGAAGCTGACATTTAGCTGTCATTACGATCAGTTAGGACAAAAACCAACAACTCAGTGCtaccaaactgaaataaaagagtTGAATCCTGGcatatacttaaaaaaagataaagtgaATTGGATTAATGttccttcaaaagcagaaattaagatAGCTAAAACTAACAAGAAAGTAATAAGTTTGGGTCCAGTactgaactgtattttttacaGGCTTAAAATTAACCGGTACTCTAAGTATTTTACTGAATTAATATGGTAAAAGTGCAAAACCTCAGAAAGCAGTGGTGTTTCTATGTGTGCACTGGGTATAATATAAATGCATAATTTACAGTTGAACCTACAGAAGCTTTGTACGTTGTCTTTTCTGAATCCATGGAAGTTCTCCGCAGGGACTGCAGACAAGTCACAAGCAGGGTGGGTTTCTGGTCAAGTACGTGGTTACACTTATACTAGATACCTAATCAGCAAGCACAGAATTTTCTACACTTTATGACCACTATCAATGTGcaactttttaaatgtttttacataCCAAATACGTTCTTGGTAAGTAAAAGTTAATTGTTAAAATAATGGATGTgcctgggttttggggttgtttgaAGTTTTTTAACTCACTAGCTTCTCAAATATATCAAAGACCCCCCCAAAATTTACTGATAGtttcaaacttctttttcctcttcagccaATTGTCTAAAAGTGAAAAAGTTATCAGCATAGTTTCACTAATAAGCTGCTTTGGTGCAAAAACTTCAGTACGTCTCTTGGATATATGCCTTGTTGATCTTGCATTTCAACATAAAGCTGAGTGAAGCTATTAATTATGCATTTAAATCAAGTACTTATGCTGCTATATACAATCTTTTATATGTTCCTGAGATCtcatacatttttaatcatGTGACAGTTAGATGTTGGGATTAGGCAAATGTCTTTTGATCATGGAGAAGTAACATGGTGGAAGCATTTATTTGTCACCTTCTCCcgtatttgtttttaatgttaatgGAAAATTTCTTCTTGCCTTCTTCTCCAGAAGAGCTTCAGAGCAATAATTATCATCTTGTCTATATGCTATTCTAACCTTAAAACTGCCTCTATTATTATAGGAGGCATGGTGAATTAAAACTGAGACCTCTTTTGCAGTGAAGATTCACTCTACTTTTTCCAGAGAAGAGGACACCGAGGACAAGGTTGACAGCAAAATTATGGCTTCCAACTTGTATGACATCATAAAATTGTCCTTAGAAAATAACTAATTGAACAGGTGTCAGATGGTGCAGAGCAAGCCCCCTTCTCCATCACCATCTCCTCAGCTTCCTGCAGCACTTGTACAGCTGTACCATAAATACTCGGTAACGAAGATCACGCAAAGCCCACCAGTCTCTGCTGGTGGAGACAGACCACACCGAGAACTTTGCTCTGCGCGTGTGGCTGGATTTGTTTTCACCTGGCTATCTTCTGCGGTTTGAGCAGTTTCAGAAACACAGTGACTGGCAAAAAGGAAGGTGGCAGGGACACGTGGCCACGGAGGAGGACAAAGCAGCACTCAGCAGTTTGATCAGCAATCGCCAACAGCAGCTGCGGGGTACGGGAAGGAAAGCAATGTTTAACATGTTCCTTTCCATTGGGGAAATAACGGGCCTTTTGTTCCCTGCAGACCTATTTGGCAGTTGTATGTCATTTGTTATCGTTTTAGAGCGATGttgttgaagaacagcaggagaaaatggCTTTGTGACAGCCATACACTTCTCCAGGACGTGCTGATCTGCACTATTTCAGGGTAGCTGATGTTGCTGGGACTCCAGGAGAGAGAGATGCAGGTTACCCGGGAACAGCTGAGCAGCAAGAAGCACCTAGTTAACGCAGTATATTCTGCACACACAGCCACCAGTCATAAGTATTTTCAGCCTTGTAATCTGACCCCTTAGAATTCTGCAGAGATCCCCTGGAAATTTAAGATTTtgctaataaaagaaaaaaagtgggtaAAGGGATTAAGCACTTGTGGCATGTAATCTTAGTGAATAACCTTCAACCTTGTGCCACCAATTTTGTGCTTGCAGTTTATTgtaggcaaaaataaaaatactctgcCTAATTGCcttcaaaatgtatttgcatcCACTattcactgaagacaaaaaaccACCTCCAGTTTGTTCAGAATCAGAGACTAAGGCTGGCCACTTTAAAAACAGGATGGGAAAAAACATCGTTATCTTTCATTTGACTAACAGTTTAGAAATGCTGTGTAAGAACAGATATTTCATACCCAACTAAACTTCTGCAGTGTTACTTCCACTTGGTTGcccaataataaaatatttcagtcccCTGAAGAGTAAATAGCTCACTCAAGTGTGGTTTGCAGTATTCCAGCTAAATCCACTTTTCATTTCCTCACCTAAATCATAATATCCTATTGGACCGAGAGAGGATATTTTCACCCACGAACCAACTCATACTGGACATGGTCTTGGAATAAAGTGCACAAATACACTGAAACTTTCATAGAGCTATGATctgccctccagccctgcctcatGAGCATGTACTCATTTAGCTGCCAACAGTTTGGACCACTGGTTTCATAAACGGGTTAAAACTGGAAAGAGGTCAGCTAATCTGAGGTCCACTGAGAAGTGCATAAACTTGCCCTATTACCACTGACAAGCTGGGATGTAAGTGATAAAATGAGCATCTTTTGGAGTTCAAATTAGGCAACTCCTTTTGCTTTGTGCTGGCAAGCTTGAAAACAAGACTGAGGACAAACCACCGCAATAAAATTCCCGAAATTAAGTGGGATAAGCAGCTGGGGGCTACTTCTGCAACATCTCCACCACAGCCGATGCACCCTGTATGGGAACAGGACAATTCACTTGGGGCCTATCTCTTTCTAATCATCGCGCCATCCTGCAAAGCATCGCGATGGATGCGTGCGCAACGGGCGACTCGTGGTGGAAAAGCACACAGGCATATGGGACGGGTGCCAGAGGAGCTGTTTCCCAATCCACCCAACTCACGAGGAGTAGCTGTTCGTTACACTGTGATCCCGCGCCACGACCCACCACTGAAATGAATGCCATGAATTTCTGCTGCAACTGGAATTTGCCTTCTCACGCTCACCGTGCCGACAGCACAACCGCTGCAGCCCCAGCGCCCACAGCTACGGAAACCCCAAGACTGAAGGGCAAGGTGAATGTGCTACCACTGAActtctttcttcaggaaaaccCAGAGTGCCTGAGCTGCAGATATCAAACGCTGTTACACACAGCCCTTGTTAAAATACCGGCACTGTGtccctgcaaaaaaaagatactaccgctaccaaaacccctaGATAACATTTCTTTGCACTGTCATACAGAAGAGAATGTTTTGTGTTTCGCCTGAACTGTCAACCTTTTaatcttctccttttctgctctttccaacTATTGCTATTTTTTACATTTGAGAACTTTTATCCACCCCCTCTCATACGTTTGGTCTGTAGCCAGCTTCTCCCTGGTCTCATCCTGCCCCATGCCCTTCTGCCATTCAAGGGCAAATCCTTTACAGCCTTGGTCATCACGAGATCTCAAGAGATTACACGAAAGGACTTTTAATTTGTACTTAACTTTGCAGTTACCTGTTTTCTCCGCCAACCTTCTCCCCTTCACCTAATTCTtaccctgtttttctttcagccgTTTCCCCTTGGAGACCTCAATTGCTGTTGCCTGTCAGTAAGAGTCAGATCAAGGATGCGATTCCAGCAGGCAGCGTTTCAGTGCTACCCTGCCGCCTCCCCATTTACTGCTAACGCACAGAACTTTCGCTTCCACTTAGCAAACCCCCTAAATGTCTTCCCATGTCTCTCTGCTCCAGTTCTCTACCCGCCCTTATTCGTGAGCACATTATGACCCTCTGTTATGTTTTCTACTGGTATGAAAGCAACAAAAGacttaagtttttctttttagtaaggTAAAGGAGATTTACCATAAAATTTGTACTATTGTATATTTATGTCAAGTAGACCAAAGGAATGCTGAATCATAATAAAAGCGTCGTAACAGtttttgaaatacatgaaaataaatactttggaAAACTGGAATTGGTCAttaagtaaaattttcaaaagcaactaAATGACTTAAGAGCTTACATTTAATTAACTTCAGTGGTACGTTAGGTTCAAAATGAggtaaatgagatttttctcgAGTGCGTCTGGAAGTATTAACTTTCCTTAAATTCTGAGCAGctgtgaaacattttctgtggAATTTTATAACAcggatttttttaaaaaatcacttcaaaCCATAATTTTGATATTGGttatgggggtggggggatgagATTTAAATCCTGTCATCCTCAGTGGAGTTACTGATTTGCAGTGATCTAAACAAGGTCTACATCTTCAAAAACTGCAGTTCCAGGTTTCTGCTCACAACTAGAGCAAAAGTTcttggcaggtttttttaaacagtagcTTTTCCTACTGCAGCCTACTCTGCTGGACTTGATTCCAAGCAGGAATTAATGTATCAGAAAAGATCAGGGTGGGGAACAAAGAAGATCGATCACTGGAGTATTGCCTACTTTCAGTTTTGAACAAGACCATTTAATGCGAACAACCCCAAAGAGTGCCGTGTGTTTAAGGACTGTGCAACCTAATAATGCAGGTCATTTACAAACCCATTGCTctaaaaaatgaacaagagaAAGTGTTCATGActaatttttttggtttcagGTATGAAATTACCCTTTTATCCTTCATACTCCATTTGAAGAGTTCTctataatagtaaaaaaaaaaaaaggatcctaCATCCTATACTCAATTACATGTTTGTCTTTCACTGCAAATCAAAGCACACCCAGGGAATACAGATGTacagccagctgctgcagcctggaatgaatgttttcagtgagactaggaagaaaaaaaacccaatccacACGTTTGAAGTTTAAATGGCGACACATCATTCATGTGGCTACATACTGAGGCTGCCATGGCACGCACCTCTGGAAGTCACAGTCCGTAACCAGTAACAGCTTATGGATGTATGTTaccctttttctaaaaaataaacacGTTGTCACTTATTTCTGTCAAAAGGTACAGCGGTTTTTGTTGGGGTGGCTCTTAGAGATCCGTGCTCTGCCCAGATGCCAAATACTCTGGGAACTGCTAAAAATCACAGTGGGTTAAAATTAAGCAGTCATGCAAAGCAGTGCCTCAACTCTGAGCACTCCCACGGGAGGAAAGAGACCTTGCTCCTAACAGAGCAACACGAACATCCTCAGCTTTTGCCTTTGCTGTCGTATCACCAAAACAGAAGACTTACCCAATTTCCCCTGAATTTGATCAGGAGCACACTGATACAGCCAGACAGTCCCCTGGGAGCGGGGCTGGATGCAGCCACGCTGCGAACAGCGAAGGCTGCACAGCATCGCTCTCCACATACGCCACGATGTCGcgtgggggcggggggcagtTCTGGCCACCTATGTCCTTGCTATGGCATCCCCACGGCCTTCAATAAAGCTGGATGGACCTGCTGCATCCATGTGCCAGCACAGTCCTGGGCTGACGTTTTCCAGAGGACAAGCGCTCCCTCCCCATGCTGGGGAGCTCCAGTTCACTTCAGGAGTCAACCGCTCAGTATTTTGTTCTCTCCTTGCTGCTCCGCAGAGCTCTCCAGTGCCTCATCTGCGGCAAGCCATCCctcgggggggggctggtgctCTTCAGTGTGCACTATTAAAACACTCTGCAAACACGCAACTGAATTCAGCTTCAAAATATTactgcagggaaaggagaacTATATAAGTAGATTAAGGCCAAGATGTTTGGGTGCCTAATTTCATTTCTCTGGATGCTGAGTTTTCCAGAGTATTTCATGTTCAAACACAGCTGCTGCGACACCTCCATATAGCCAATGAGGCGGATATAATTCATATTGTTCATAAATAAAAGACCAAGTTTTTCTGACCTGCCTCACATCCCGGAGGAGCTCTCGCCAGTGGGAGGCCAGGATCCATTTCTAGAGAGCACTATTCACCCGCCCAAAACTTCACAACATCTTTGTGCCGTGCTTTCCAGCCTCACTCCCTGCACACCTTTCAGCTTCGAGACACAAAGCGGAGGCCCAGCTGACATGACAGCAGCCCCCTTTTCCATGCAGACTTGATTTGTACCTTGGGCAGGTCCTACTGGGAACAAACCCATTTGAAAAAGTTGTGATGCAATGCTGTGATGGGATGATCCCATACAAAATGCACGCATtaggccaggttggatggggctttgagcagcctgctctagtggaaggtgtccctgcccatggcaggggggttggaactagatgatctttaaggtcccttccaacccaaaccattctatgattctatgatgagTGAACAGTGGAGAAACGATGCTTACACAGACTGCCACTagcattttcttccagtgcAACTTTGATAATTTAgtaattctcctttttttgtttgatttctgcGTACTACATagtttatatataatatacaaGCAATGGCTTATAGAAAATTGCAAAACAGACTTTCCATCCGTAGCAGTACTGACAAGAATCACAGCAGAACTGAGACATCCACGCTTGTATTAAAGCTGATGCAGTACCTGCTAACACCAGTCAAGCACTGAAGAGAGATGGGGCACTGGTCAGCAGGTTTCACAGacaaaaatagcagaaaaccAGCAACAGGCAGCAATGCTACATTCTGGACTTCACAAGTATGCTTTAGGGCCCACTTTTACATACTCTCCCACTCCGGCCAGAGTCCACTCCTGTCCTTTCCGAGCCTTTCCTGGTCTTCTCTCCTAACACACTCCAAGTCACAGTCCACCACACCCAGCAGCCAGGTCCAGTCTCCTTACCCAGCCCATTGCTTTTCGTCCAAGTCTTCTCAGACCACCATTCACAGCTTCCCCTTCTCCGTCCTCCCTCCTGTATGCTAGGCATTCTCCCTCTCTAGGATGATccacagcaacagaaatatttctcttgttTAAATGGGGGTGGGACTGCTACCATTACCCTGTTGATGAGCTAGCCAGAAGGATGTAGCTCCTGCACCACAATAAGCTATCAAGACTGGGAATAAGCTGAAGATTAAGATCACAAAACACGGACATAACATTTAACGTTCCATAAATGGAACAACAAAATGCTCCTGAtttctaggaagaaaatgtcGCTAGAAGAGATCTTGCCCAATTTCTAGAAAGATACTCTAGATATTCCCAGTAGGTTTGTTAAGGGAAAGAATGAACTTCTGTTCAAGGAGCTGGTCCTAAACCAAAACAGTATCTACAGCAATAGCTTGGTACATCATAGCCATTTGTGACACACAGATGTAACATTAGGTTGTAACTACTTTATAAAGCCCCTTAGCATTTATGAGGGTATCTCTGCGTGTGTAGGCAAGAATCCATTCTGATGAAAGTAAGCAGAACctaaaaaaatgtacagaagtGGCAACAGAGATGCCTTCCACCACGCAGTCActggcaggaaaaacaaaaagcaagtggGAGTACAATTCTACTTCCACTCTGCCATACCTCTTTCTTTCGCCCCAGAATGGATTACATACATACAGCAGATCATCATCAATTCTAccacttctctctcctttgctgaaacaaaaacaCGGTTGTTTTGACATGGCTCTGTAGAAAAAGGCATTAATAAATGTATTACTGACAATATCATCTCACTGGTTTGACTCATATCATCAGTTTAGCAAACTTCTGCCAGTTTTTGTAGGAAACAGAGTTGAACTCCAGCACTACGTTCCAGGAGACTGTGTCTTAAT from Aquila chrysaetos chrysaetos chromosome 20, bAquChr1.4, whole genome shotgun sequence includes these protein-coding regions:
- the LRRN1 gene encoding leucine-rich repeat neuronal protein 1 gives rise to the protein MAKVRVVLTVCQLVLELLLNSLTESSIQSNECPQLCVCEIRPWFTPQSTYREATTVDCNDLRLTKIPSNLSSDTQVLLLQSNNIAKTTDELQQLFNLTELDFSQNNFTSIKDVGLSNLTQLTTLHLEENQITEMTDYCLQDLCNLQELYINHNQISSISANAFSGLKNLLRLHLNSNKLKVIDSRWFDSTPNLEILMIGENPVIGILDMNFKPLSNLRSLVLAGMYLTDIPGNALVGLDSLESLSFYDNKLVKVPQLALEKVPNLKFLDLNKNPIHKIQEGDFKNMLRLKELGINNMGELVSVDRYALDNLPELTKLEATNNPKLSYIHRLAFRNVPALESLMLNNNALNAVYQKTVESLPNLREISIHSNPLRCDCVIHWINSNKTNIRFMEPLSMFCAMPPEYRGQQVKEVLIQDSSEQCLPMISHETFPNHLNLDIGMTVFLDCRAMAEPEPEIYWVTPLGNKVTVESLSDKYKLSSEGTLEISNIQVEDSGRYTCVAQNIEGADTRVATIRVNGTLLDGTQVLKIYVKQAESHSILVSWKVNSNVMTSNLKWSSATMKIDNPHITYTARVPVDVHEYNLTHLQPSTDYEVCLTVSNIHQQTQKSCVNVTTKNAAFALDISDQETSTALAAVMGSMFAVISLASISVYIAKRFKRKNYHHSLKKYMQKTSSIPLNELYPPLINLWEGDSEKDKDGSAETKPTQVDTSRSYYMW